The Candidatus Methylomirabilis lanthanidiphila genomic interval GTTGGGATTGCCTCAAAGGCTGGATCCTCAACCGGACAACCCCAACCCTTCGGCCAGCGTGGGCCGAGATTCTAGCGTGACGTTGCGGCAGAGATGATTGAGATTGAGAATCTGGTCAAGCACTACCAACTCGGTGATGTCGTTGTCGAGGCGTTGAGAGGGGTGTCGCTCCGGATTGCGCAAGGCGACTTTGTGGCGATCATGGGTCCCTCCGGATCGGGCAAGTCTACCTTCATGAATATCCTTGGCTGCCTGGATCGGCCGACCTCAGGAATCTATCGGCTTGACGGGGTGAGCGTCGGGGAACTGAGTCGGGACGAGCTTGCCGCTATCCGAAACAAGAAGATCGGCTTCGTCTTTCAGACCTTTAATCTCCTGCCCAGGACCAGCGCGGTGGAGAATGTGGAGCTTCCCCTCCTCTATAACGGCACCCAGGGCGCCGATCGCCGGACCAAGGCGCTGCAGGCCCTCCGGGCGGTCGGCCTCGCGGGCTGGGAGGCGCATCACCCGAGTCAACTGTCCGGCGGGCAGCAGCAGCGGGTGGCCATCGCTCGGGCGCTTATCAATAATCCGGAGATTCTCTTTGCCGACGAGCCGACGGGGAATCTCGATTCGCAGACAAGCATCGAGATCATGGCGATCTTTCAGCGACTGAATCAGGAGGCAGGGATCACCATGGTCCTGGTGACGCATGAGCGGGATATTGCCGCCTACGCGAAACGGATTCTGCAGTTCAAG includes:
- a CDS encoding macrolide ABC transporter ATP-binding protein, encoding MIEIENLVKHYQLGDVVVEALRGVSLRIAQGDFVAIMGPSGSGKSTFMNILGCLDRPTSGIYRLDGVSVGELSRDELAAIRNKKIGFVFQTFNLLPRTSAVENVELPLLYNGTQGADRRTKALQALRAVGLAGWEAHHPSQLSGGQQQRVAIARALINNPEILFADEPTGNLDSQTSIEIMAIFQRLNQEAGITMVLVTHERDIAAYAKRILQFKDGRLVRDERVEAPTHALEMLQQAGLQKE